The genome window AGATTCGCAGCGCAACATTTTGCAAACAAATTCACGGTGCCTGGTACCTGGCGTTTACGGTAATTAATAGAAAACTTGTTAAATGTTATTCACAGAAGCAGAACTTGCTATAAAACATACCTCATGACTTACAGGTTTTTAATTCTTGTCATTATTTGACTAAAAGCATGAAATACACCCTTTTAAGTTCACTATCTTCTTAGCTTATCTAAAAACGAATCATGAATGAACGTAATTGCTTTTTAACAGCCTTTTCAGTAATTTATCGAGAAAGAAGTGCTAATGtaaacgttatatatatatatatatatatatatatatatatatatatatatatatatatatatatatatatatatatatatatatatatatatatatatatatatatatatatatatatatatatatatatcgttccTTTACACTCCAACACTCGTCACTTCGCATCAGGGACGCCGAGGGTGTGGAGGTGAGGAGGCACATCGACGAGTGCATGGAGCCCCCGAAGAGCGACGACGCCCTGGCCAGCATCAAGCTGCCCAAGAGTCCCTACAGAGCCTCGTGGGTGAACCAGTTCGCCGCCATGACCCGACGAAACTTTCTCGAACAGATCCGAGACCCTATCCTCCTCACCTTGAAAATTTTCCAGTCATTGGTGAGTGTGTGGAagatgatgtgtgtgtgcgttgcgAGTGTTAAGTGATAGTGTATGAGAGGTTGTGTAGACTCATAATGTGTTTTACGTGTGCACTGATGTGTTTTTGTGTCCGTTAAGCAATCTGCAGCTTGGGAGTTTCTGGGTTTATCAATGCTGTGTATTGTGCCTTTATCTTGTCTTAAAAGATTTTTCAGGAATATCCCCATGATAATACTTCAAACATCAACTTTTGCAACATCTGTCCAAACTATAGTTCCATTTTCTCAACAAATAGAAAGAATGTACCATTAGAAAATTTCAGCTACAACTACAGCCCACAAATGTGCGCCTGCACCATCCATcgtctccaccttctcttcctctcttctcataatCTTAGCCTTTCACCCACACACCCTTCTATACTTCTCTTCTGTCCTCCTAACCgcatttcttttctcatcttcattttcttcatgttcttgaaCCGTCATTTCCTCGCTGTTGATCCCATGCTGCCTCTCCTGTGCAGTTCTTCGCCGTGGTGTTCGGTCTCATCTACCTCGACCTCGACAAGGACGGCATCAACCTGACGGCGGTGACCAACATCAGCGGTGTCCTCTTCGTGTTCGTCACTAACATGACCTTCGCCAACATGTTCCCCGTCGTCACCGTAAGTCTCCAGCATCATTaactcttttattatgcattattTTGTAAGGAATTAAATATCTTAGCTTCGATGAAATCTTCTACCTCGGTTGTTTGCACACAGTCATTCTTatacttttgattttttttttgtctactgttttttttttatctttcctttctcattatttCGAATAGTGAGAGAGTAACTTGAAGCCTCTACTCTTCGTTATCAAGTTCATATCTTAGCCTTTACAAACAAGTGTCCCCTTTTTCAGTAATCATATTGTGCCCTTGACGTCCTAGTGAGCTCCCTGATTTCCCCCTCGCAGACCTTTTCCGCCGAGATGCCGCTGTTCCTCCGCGAGCACTGGAACGGACTCTACCGCACCGACGTCTACTTCCTCACGCGAAATTTGGTCGAGCTGCCGATCTTCATCATCAGCTCCTTCGGATTTATACTTATTGCCTACTACATGGTGGGCCTCAGGTATGTCGaatgtacacacactcacacacaacacacaaacacacgcgcacGCAAGACGCCGCACGCACACATATGGAGGGCTGCCCTAATATGcgtcctcttctcccctccctacaGATCCGACTTTGAGAATTTCCTCATCGCCagcctcatcatcgtcatcgtggCCAATGTCGCTGTGTCCTACGGTGAATATGAGCCTTTCTTACCCCCTCCCTCTATTGCTGTGTCATCTTTTTCCTACCGTCCTATTCgaccttcctcttttccattctctacTTTGCTCGAATCTCATTTTTCACCTTCATCCTCTATTCACAGGTGAGGTTTGCACTTACGTGAGGAATCCCAATTTTTGTCACACATCGCCCAATCagcacatcttttttttcttggtctcaCTTCCTGCTAGCTGTGATCCTATGAGACAATATTTTCACTTGCTGATAATTTTACTCACTTGACAAACAAAAACGAAACTATACGTGATCTCCCTCAGGCAAGACTCATTCAAGTGGGCTTCATAAAATTCATAAGATCAAAGTTGGGAGCAGCAGCCTACCTCAGTTATTCCCTGCAGGTACATAAGTTTTCTCACAGCTTGCCAACATGTTCCCTTCGTCAGTGCCACCGCCTGTAACTCGTGTCTCCCCTGTGCAGGTTACATGATCTCCTGCCTGGCCAAGAATTATCAGACGGCGCTGGTGCTGTCCACCCCACTTACCTTCCCGCTGCTTCTGTTCGGAGGGTTCTACATGAAGCCCGGGTGGGTATATGACTAGCATGGTACATTTGGAATTCATTATGCATAGTCTAAAGAATATGTAGGAGGTTTAACTGTGATCCTTGGTATTTAGAGGACTCCCATTTTGTTCTAAGGTGTAAGTGGATGAAGAGTCTAAGTCTAAGCAAACAGAAATTAAAGTGGTACGATTAGTTTTAAATGTAATCTTGGGCATATGGAGACCCGCCTTACTGCCAAGgtgtaaataataaacaaaaaatcgaAAGCACACAAGTTCGAGGCTAAGGTTAGTGGGTTTACTTGATTTCCTGTTTATGAGACTCGTTCGCTACTATAAAAGTGTGAACTGAACTTTTTACCTGTAGAACGATCCCGCCTTACCTGGACTGGCTGAGTTACCTGTCCTGGTTCAAGTACGCCTTCGAGGCCTTGAGCATCAACCAgtggaaaggatgggaggaaatatGCCTTGACATACCCTTTAATCCGCTCTACTGCAACAATACCATCAGTGTGGAGGACGAGGTCATGGGCCACCTTGGCTTTGACGTGGTAAGTGGAGACATGCGACCCAAGAcacccatcatcacccccaccaccttcatccctttcaccaccatctccatcatcaccacctttatCCCTTTCACCACcatttccatcatcaccactaaaatcgactcatcatcaccaccacaagtatAATTATAAGCTCAAcaccactacaatcatcaccaccatcaccacccccatcatcttCATCCCTTTCACCACCAAAATcgactcatcatcaccaccacttgtaTAATTATaagctcaacaccaccaccatcaccacccccaccatcttcatccctttcaccaccatctccatcatcaccaccaaaatcgactcatcatcaccaccacttgtaTAATTATaagctcaacaccaccaccatcaccacccccaccacctttaTCCctttcaccaccatctccatcatcaccaccaaaatcgactcatcatcaccaccactagtatAATTATaagctcaacaccaccaccatcaccacccccaccacctttaTCCctttcaccaccatctccatcatcaccaccaaaatcgactcatcatcaccaccactagtatAATTATaagctcaacaccaccaccatcatcacccccaccatcttcatccctttcaccaccatctccatcatcaccaccaaaatcgactcatcatcaccaccattagtaTAATTATAagctcaacaccaccacaatcaccacccccaccactttTATCAAATTCTTTCACCACcatttccatcatcaccactaaaatcgactcatcatcaccaccacaagtatAATTATAAGCTCAAcaccactacaatcatcaccaccatcaccacccccaccatctccatcatcaccaccaaaatcgactcatcatcaccaccactagtatAATTATaagctcaacaccaccaccatcatcaccaccatcaccaaccccaCCACTTTTATCCATTTCACCACcatttccatcatcaccactaaaatcgactcatcatcaccaccacaagtatAATTATAAGCTCAAcaccactacaatcatcaccaccatcaccacccccaccatctccatcatcaccaccaaaatcgactcatcactaccaccactagtaTAATTATaagctcaacaccaccaccatcatcaccaccatcaccacccccaccacctttaTCCctttcaccaccatctccatcaccaccaccaaaatcgactcatcatcaccaccacttgtaTAATTATAagctcaacaccaccatcaccacccccaccatcttcatccctttcaccaccatctccatcaccatcaccaaaatcgactcatcactaccaccaccagcataatcataaactcaccaccaccaccgtcattaccatcatcgccaccacctactatcaccactaccaataccactaTCACTAATCTCTCTTATCTACCCTTAGAACAACTTGTGGATCGACATCGGCGCTATGTTGGCTCTGATGGTGGGCTACAGATTGctggccttcctcttcctccttaccaagaCAATACGATAAACTCATCCTCCATCCTCTCATTCgtccctctgtcctcctccttcacctcctcctccagttgtaAGCGTTATTCCTACCCTCCTTACCAAGACAATACGATaaacttttcctccatcctctcattcgtccctctgtcctcctccttcacctcctcctccagttgtaAGCGTTATTCCTACCCTCCTTACCAAGACAATACGAtaactcttcctccatcctctcattcgtccctctgtcctcctcctcctcctcctcctcctcctcctctagtatgTAATCGTTGTCCCTTCTCACCATTACCATCTGCTCCGGTACGACTTTCACATCCGattctcaagtcttcctcctcttcttccttctattattttAACATGTTTTCTAGTACCTCCTCCTTTATCTACTCATTCTGCCTTATGTTCTCCTACTTCATCTCTATGCATAATAAACTAAATATGAATCCAGTTTTTaagtctcttccttctcctctttttttaacgTCTTTTCCTAGTTATTCTGATTCTTGTCTTCTAGAACCTCCGTTTTTACCTGCTTTCTCCTTTATTGTCTCCTATCTAATTCTCCTCTATAATAAACTAGGTATGTATCCATCTCTagatcctcccttcccttcttctttctctctttccttatctttccttaatATTGGCTCCTCaaaccttctccttcttcttttctctctctctctactcttcctcctcttccttctcctttcttaataTCTTTCCCTAGTAATTATAATTCTTGGCTCCTAAAACCTTCTccgttatcttctctctctcccttatcgtCTACGGGTTCATCTCCATACATAAACAGGAGTAGCACATAACCAAAACTTGTATATTTAGTGCTGTTGAGGAGGTTTGTTTTATATCTCAAGTGAACCTGTTTTGCAATTCCTTCTTTCTGATGTCAGGGAATAGTTATAACTGCTGAATTTAGTCTGTTCATGTACATATGTTATTATCAGTTGTCTTCTTTAGCACTAGCGAGCAATTAATACTCGTCTCTTTTTTTATGTGCTGCATGTTAAAATAGGACACGATACAGATATTAAATTACTATGCAGGTGATTAGGCTTAGACAGTAATGAGAGTTGTATATTAGGTGGAGAAGTGTATGAATAAAAAGACTTGAGTTTAAGAACTGCTTTTTGTTAAAACCCATTTTTCGAATTTTAGTCttgagaaggtggtggtggtgtgtgcgtGGAGGGAGGTGACTGGTGAGATGTGGGGGCATAAGGAGAGGAAATCGAGGAGAGGCACGGCGAGGAGTAAGGAGGGAACGGTGAGACACAGGGTAAGGGATGGAGtacagcccccccccaccccccccaccccccaccacacacacacacacacatttattgcTAATTCTTGGAAAATTAATAAACATGATTCATCACAACATATGATgttgaaagaggaaaaacataCCAGTACATAGTACATAGTAATACAGTGATGCAGAGGACGAAAACCCTGCATGAGAACCCCGTGAATCAGTCTCGTATGGTAGGAATTCTGGCCTAGGCAGGAAGAGGTGACAGCTTAGTAACGCGGCTGTCAGGTCACCCCGCCAGGCGTCGGGAATAACGGAAACGAGTACCTCGCTTGACACTTTTTGTATGTAACTCTGGAAATGCCAATGTCCCagataaaataatggaagggTCAGTCACCTAACAGTGACTCACAGGCAAGGGAAACTGAGGTGAGCATGGAGCAGGTTGGCGAGTCACGTCACAGCgtgcccccccccctcacctgtacACTGTGACATTACGACAGATAACACGGTACCTACTATTACAGAAGACAGTGAAAATGTACGTTGTAAGTACCGGAACAGTAAATGATAATTGAGGAGAGTCTTGTTACAATCACGCAGCCTTTCGATTTAGACATATTGTAACACGGAAAGAAATAGCAAATGTGAAAACCTTAAGACGCTCCGACAGTTTACGTGGTGGTCACATCGGCTGTTCATATGTTGTACTTTTCATAATTTCACTCTAAAAGTTCAATCACATTATACATATGTGAGCTGATTATTCCATGTTTTCTGCGTTGTACTTTTCTTAATTTCACTTTAAATGTTCGGTCGTATTATGTAGGCTGCATGTAAGATAATTACTTGCCGTCTTTCACTTCAAGATTTAGTGTTTGAGGTGAGGGGAGGTGCGCACTGTATACAATGTTCCGTGTCACGCTGTGGTGCTGACTGAGTCCTCCATGGATAGGTGGTGACGCACTACAAGGACAAGGGTAAAACTGAATCATCGTAAACTCGTCCATCGCAGCACGTATTCACAGCACCGCCACACAGCCGCGCGCCGCACAGGGATCAGTAAAATGGAACACAGAGACACAGCGAATCGATCCAGCGAGTCACCGGTTCAcaggaaagatgaatgaaagggaCCTAAAGCAAGCTCCGTACATCTGGACGAGTCCGAAAGATGTTCAGGAGATGGAATGAGGCAGGTGATGCAGGACGTTTATATATATGGATGGGGTGAATACGTATTATATTTCACAGGAGGGTGGGCAGGTGCAGGGGGGCGTGGGGGGTTCTCTCCCCCTATAGAACCCTCTGGACTCCAGGCTGGGGGGTCGAGGACGCTGGGAGCCACTGGAGCTTGTGCGTGTTGATACCTGAGGGTGTTTAGCACAGTTTATGGTAAAGAAACTACGCCTTATGCAGCGCTAGAGAAAATGTTTACTTCAAGAGTAACTAAACACAAACATCACCATTAAATTTCCTCAAACAGTTACATTTTTGACCATATGAACCACTCAAGAACTGCATTTTTATCTACCGAGAGGAGCTTCATACAATGTTTTCCAAGAGTGAATCAGCCTTCTGCATAAGTGATGATTTATGTCTGTGTGTtgggaggaggaattagaactcTCATTTCTCAGGTACTGGGCTTCGTTTGTGCCAGGAAGAGAGAGTTTGATATGCACAGGGGACTGACCTGACCGGCGTGGAAGCGACCTCGGTACAGCGTGACGTAGGAATTGGAGGGGTTGGAGTCTCCTGGGCGAGGGGGAGCCGTGGGCCACCGGCTCATGTTGAATACCATCTTGACCACCTGAAATACGACGTTAGGTCATCCCAACACCCCAAGAGtcggaccaacgttgccagaatgtcgtactctgcctcttatgtttgccgatttccgaccccaaaactgctttcatcacccaaataactgcattcaaatatggatatcgtttaaatggttaattattggtgctttttggCAACAGTAATGGGttaaaaaccggtaaatacgcggattttgagtacgataatctggcaacggtgcccaaGACCCCGTCAAACTGTATCCCAGCACTATACCAAAGCAACACACCATCACTTGACGCCACATACACACTGTAACTCACCAAAACAACACACTACCACACGCCCACATACCCACcttaccatagctgggcgttatcgcgataagttatcgcgatactttatcgctgataacaaaatcgggttatcggccatccgctacttatttaaatatatatcggtatcttcgttacttttgttaccaaactagcgataatcgctacttttttccgcctctcagataaaaaaacgttgtctccttactgcgcatgcgtggcccggtgttgtatgaaaaaacttcggggtatgaaatatcttcggtgatgagatttcatacttagatcatgaaaattaaaacactaggttatttttttatgctactcaaaaatcaatatatcatagagaaaaatcatttaactttgccccaaaaatgattatccactgcttcaaatttgatattccatattcgtttgtgaccatgccatgatactgaaggcacccggtgttgtgttatttggtgtcccatcgtcaaaagctggcgcttttgtttataaacactggtctctcgtgaactgcgcatgctcagaccattaagtgtagacctgtacagtctcacaatgcttttttaacacattaagagttgctggaaagctgaatcaaacatacagtaccaccatcctcgctgtttctagaacgacgtacactctgtacatataaatacaactcgtacagagtgtcgttctagaaacagcgaggatggtggtagtggtgaccttACCAATATACCAAGATACATTACTCTATCCCCATAAAGGACATCATAAACAAAGATCCCAGCACTATGCCAATGCAACACACCATCACTTGACGCCACACACACTGTAACTCACCAAAACAACACACTACCACACGCCCACATACCCTAACCTTCCCACACCTTACCAATATACCAAGACACATTACACTATCCCCATAAAGGACATCATAAACAAAGATCCCATACCACCACAAATCACTATATCATATCCTCCCGCCACACCAACCCAGTGCATGTCGCATCATCATCACACCAGCAGGCATAACttttaaaggggctattacactgggcaaattttccgtggatcttcagtcaaaccacgatttccgctagcctggttctcatttgtttcttgtaattgctgctgctgataatgatggtgagtaataccgtcgtccttcggtgaaatctaccgtagctttggaagatcctggatacgtcagaaaaccacggaaatatgagaaccacgccagcggaaatcgtggtttgactgaagatccacggaaaatttgcccagtgtaatagcccctttagatgAGGTGAGCCAAGGCACCACATGAGCCAGTACCTGCTGCTTGAAGATCTTGGTGGCCAGGGTGTACAGGATGGGGTTGAGGGCCGAGTTGACGGGCAGTACAAAGACAGCGAGCCAGGCGTACAGTGTCTTGTCGATCACAACACCTGGAATGAAGGAAACAGGtaagagaggtaaaggaaaggaaaaattgtGATGGGGTGTTACTACGGTGAAGGGAGGAGTGAAAAGGGTGTGCAGGGGGGGTGTTAGTAAGCCTGGAATCAAGGTACTAGGGAAGTGAGGTGGAGGATGGAAAGGGGTGTGAAGGGGTGTGTTAGCAAGGATAAATTTTGGATGCTCTTCATGAGATTATGCTTCCATGCTTAAGACATCAAAACACAGAACCCCTTCTACACACCTCAGACCATAATACGACACTCGAAGCGTGTCAAGTTGTCAACACACCTCCCGGGACAAAAAACACCTTATGCTTGTGATGAAAGGCATACAAAAtatcaccacaacacacacataaaaaaaaaaaaacaatgcccAACCACACATTTcacacacagcacaacaccaCACGCAATGCAAGGCGACACACACAACATCCAGACCTTGAACGTGACTgaactactaacaacaacaacaaccatcacttCCCTAATAACACTCACTACACTATTCCAACGTGTCCAAGGGTGAGAGGCATTCAACAAAACACCTCACATCACAGAAAACCTCAAAGCCTATCAACATCC of Eriocheir sinensis breed Jianghai 21 chromosome 2, ASM2467909v1, whole genome shotgun sequence contains these proteins:
- the LOC127001868 gene encoding protein white-like isoform X1, which gives rise to MESKLSVSGIKYRPRVPTMEEIQLADKPKVNAAAGVTYAWRDLNVYAGGGNIIRKRPKAHILKNVSGVCEGGQLLAIMGASGAGKTTLLNVLTYRTRKLDITGDIFINGRPVDMRTIAGVSAYVQQEDLFTGVFTVEEQLNFNAQLRIGKDVPQSERKRRVAEVMTELGLNKCANTRIGIPGRIKGISGGEKKRLAFACEMITNPLLLLCDEPTSGLDSFMAQSVVRAMKRLTGLGKTVIATIHQPSSEVFAMFDRLLLLAEGRVAFQGTVEEAHIFFTRLERPCPSNYNPADHFIYSLAIRGGMEEECRQFVSHVCDSFRDAEGVEVRRHIDECMEPPKSDDALASIKLPKSPYRASWVNQFAAMTRRNFLEQIRDPILLTLKIFQSLFFAVVFGLIYLDLDKDGINLTAVTNISGVLFVFVTNMTFANMFPVVTTFSAEMPLFLREHWNGLYRTDVYFLTRNLVELPIFIISSFGFILIAYYMVGLRSDFENFLIASLIIVIVANVAVSYGYMISCLAKNYQTALVLSTPLTFPLLLFGGFYMKPGTIPPYLDWLSYLSWFKYAFEALSINQWKGWEEICLDIPFNPLYCNNTISVEDEVMGHLGFDVNNLWIDIGAMLALMVGYRLLAFLFLLTKTIR
- the LOC127001868 gene encoding protein white-like isoform X2, with product MYSDKTMEEIQLADKPKVNAAAGVTYAWRDLNVYAGGGNIIRKRPKAHILKNVSGVCEGGQLLAIMGASGAGKTTLLNVLTYRTRKLDITGDIFINGRPVDMRTIAGVSAYVQQEDLFTGVFTVEEQLNFNAQLRIGKDVPQSERKRRVAEVMTELGLNKCANTRIGIPGRIKGISGGEKKRLAFACEMITNPLLLLCDEPTSGLDSFMAQSVVRAMKRLTGLGKTVIATIHQPSSEVFAMFDRLLLLAEGRVAFQGTVEEAHIFFTRLERPCPSNYNPADHFIYSLAIRGGMEEECRQFVSHVCDSFRDAEGVEVRRHIDECMEPPKSDDALASIKLPKSPYRASWVNQFAAMTRRNFLEQIRDPILLTLKIFQSLFFAVVFGLIYLDLDKDGINLTAVTNISGVLFVFVTNMTFANMFPVVTTFSAEMPLFLREHWNGLYRTDVYFLTRNLVELPIFIISSFGFILIAYYMVGLRSDFENFLIASLIIVIVANVAVSYGYMISCLAKNYQTALVLSTPLTFPLLLFGGFYMKPGTIPPYLDWLSYLSWFKYAFEALSINQWKGWEEICLDIPFNPLYCNNTISVEDEVMGHLGFDVNNLWIDIGAMLALMVGYRLLAFLFLLTKTIR